From Bombus huntii isolate Logan2020A chromosome 4, iyBomHunt1.1, whole genome shotgun sequence, one genomic window encodes:
- the LOC126864779 gene encoding mitochondrial E3 ubiquitin protein ligase 1 codes for MDYLGEIVALGIDSIIFGVCLKQYFHCKNAITAVKGAEFHEVGQQLGELLDKSSDNKIDYIAIRGIVKPLGKPLNSINNKKLTGVVQKLKIKEHVIARTTAGFWSDQERTVHKVYNTVPFSLQHGSYSVEVLEPLSADILDLDVVSNTFEPTVPSFADHLWGFFTGVRQRGLQSTEELLREGAVMTGIGELTRTKSKTLTLQPPLNGTPFYLTSMSISSLLRKLDERKRTYRLLCLMFGAIGVLIGGIVFRRYWKDRTEQRLAEDLRQSLAASRKERRQRVRDTDLREDQLCVVCRTNPREIILLPCGHVCLCEDCSDDITSDCPVCRAPIAQKAAAYII; via the exons ATGGATTACTTAGGTGAAATAGTAGCGCTCGGAATTGATAGTATAATTTTCGGTGTTTGTTTAAAACAATACTTTCACTGCAAGAATGCAATTACAGCAGTCAAG GGTGCAGAGTTTCATGAAGTTGGGCAACAATTGGGAGAACTCCTTGATAAAAGTTctgataataaaatagattACATAGCAATTAGGGGTATTGTAAAACCCTTAGGAAAACCATTGAATAgcattaataataaaaaattaactgGTGTTGTACAAAAGCTTAAAATCAAAGAACATGTTATAGCTAGAACTACTGCTGGCTTTTG GTCAGATCAAGAACGTACTGTTCATAAAGTATATAACACTGTACCATTTTCTTTGCAACATGGAAGTTACTCCGTAGAAGTATTAGAACCATTATCAGCAGATATTTTAGATCTGGATGTGGTATCTAATACCTTTGAACCAACTGTACCATCCTTTGCAGATCATTTATGGGGGTTTTTCAcag GTGTGCGCCAACGTGGTTTACAATCTACTGAAGAACTACTTCGTGAAGGAGCAGTTATGACAGGTATAGGTGAATTAACAAGAACAAAATCCAAAACACTTACATTACAACCCCCTTTAAATGGTACACCATTTTATTTAACAAGCATGTCAATTAGTTCTTTGCTTCGGAAATTAGACGAGCGTAAACGGACATATAG attattATGTTTAATGTTCGGTGCTATTGGAGTGTTAATTGGTGGAATAGTTTTTCGACGTTATTGGAAGGATAGAACAGAACAAAGATTAGCAGAAGATTTAAGACAATCTTTAGCTGCTTCACGAAAAGAAAGACGACAAAGAGTAAGAGATACTGATCTTAGAGAAGATCAATTATGCGTTGTCTGTCGCACAAATCCCCGTGAGATTATTCTTCTTCCATGTGGACATGTCTGTTTATGTGAAGACTGCTCTGATGATATTACTAGTGATTGTCCAGTTTGTAGGGCACCAATTGCACAAAAAGCAGCAGCATATATTATCTAA
- the LOC126864783 gene encoding splicing factor 3B subunit 5: MGERYNIHSQLEHLQSKYIGTGHADTTKFEWLVNQHRDSCSSYMGHYDLLNFFAIAENEAKARVRFNLMEKMLQPCGPPPEKPED, translated from the coding sequence ATGGGAGAACGATACAACATTCATAGTCAGTTGGAGCATTTGCAATCAAAGTATATTGGCACAGGGCATGCTGACACAACCAAGTTTGAATGGCTTGTAAATCAGCATCGTGATTCTTGCAGTTCTTACATGGGACATTATGATCTGTTAAATTTCTTCGCTATCGCAGAAAACGAAGCAAAAGCCCGTGTTCGATTCAATCTTATGGAAAAAATGCTACAGCCTTGCGGCCCGCCTCCAGAGAAACCAGAAGATTAA
- the LOC126864777 gene encoding cytoplasmic tRNA 2-thiolation protein 1, whose product MPIPCSKQCGKGAILKRPKTGHALCKECFFYAFESEIHNTITQGKLFKPGDKVAIGASGGKDSTVLAYVLKTLNDRYQYGIDLFLLSIDEGITGYRDDSLKTVQQNKDDYGLPLKILSYKELYGWTMDEIVAEIGKKSNCTFCGVFRRQALDRGAALLEVDCIATGHNADDIAETVLMNILRGDIARLQRCTSVITAGADCIRRCKPLKYAYEKEIVMYAYFKQLIYFSTECIYAPNAYRGHARTYLKDLEKIRPSSILDIIHSGETLQIKESIKLPEQRNCSRCGFVSSQEICKACIMLEGLNRGLPKLGIGKSTKVKRVIDSITNDKCKNNEKTKLKNLEF is encoded by the exons ATGCCTATTCCATGTTCAAAGCAGTGTGGGAAAGGTGCTATTCTTAAA AGACCTAAAACTGGGCATGCATTATGTAAAGAATGTTTTTTCTATGCATTTGAAAGTGAGATTCACAATACAATTACACAAGGCAAATTATTTAAACCTGGTGATAAAGTAGCTATTGGAGCATCAGGAGGAAAAGATTCTACAGTACTTGCATACGTTTTGAAAACTTTAAATGATAGATACCAATATGGAATtgatctttttcttttgtctATTGATGAAGGAATAACTG GATATAGAGATGATAGTTTGAAAACTGTTCAACAGAATAAAGATGACTATGGACTcccattaaaaatattatcttaCAAAGAGTTATATGGATGGACAATGGATGAAATTGTGGCAgaa attgGCAAAAAAAGTAACTGTACATTCTGTGGTGTATTTCGAAGACAAGCGTTAGATAGAGGCGCAGCTCTTTTAGAAGTAGATTGTATTGCAACAGGCCATAATGCTGATGATATTGCAGAGACAGTTTTAATGAATATCTTAAGAGGTGATATAGCAAGATTACAAAGATGTACTTCAGTTATTACT GCAGGAGCAGATTGTATAAGACGATGCAAGCCACtcaaatatgcatatgaaaaAGAGATAGTAATGTATGCATACTTTAAACAGTTGATATACTTTTCAACAGAATGTATATATGCACCAAATGCATACAGAGGGCATGCAAGAACATATCTAAAGGATCTAGAGAAAATCAGACCCTCTTCTATATTGGATATCATTCATTCTG GAGAAACAttgcaaataaaagaaagtattAAACTACCAGAACAAAGAAATTGTTCTCGTTGTGGATTTGTATCTAGCCAGGAAATTTGTAAAGCTTGCATTATGTTAGAAGGTTTAAATAGAGGACTCCCTAAACTTGGCATTGGAAAATCTACAAAAGTTAAACGAGTGATAGATTCTATAACAAACGATAAATGCAAAAACAATGAAAAGACTAAACtaaaaaatttggaattttga